In Dasypus novemcinctus isolate mDasNov1 chromosome 8, mDasNov1.1.hap2, whole genome shotgun sequence, the genomic stretch aggggtgtccccgcgtaggggagccccatgtgcaaggagtgcgccccgtaaggagagccgcccagtgtgaaagaaagtgcagcctgcccagaaatggtgccacacacatgcagagctgacacaacaaagatgacgcaacaaaaagaaacacagattcccgtaccgctgacaacagaagcggacaaagaagatgcagcaaacagacacagagaacagacaacagggtggggggaggaaggggagagaaataaataaataaataaataaatcttaaaaataaaaaataaaaggcatggcaaaggacagagttgggggcttataatgttggagttttgattttggagtttgatgctgaagacttaagctgaagccctgggaagtcagcatgcagaggaaagagaagccagccccaggaaggaaggaatcttgaagccagagtaaagcaagccccaggaacgtaggaacctaggaagcctgaaccgttgcagacttcggcagccatcttgctccagatagactggtgagggaagtaacgtatgctttatggcctggcatctgtaagctcctaccccaaataaataccctttataaaaaccaaccaatttctggtattttgcatcagcacctctttggctgactaatagacaGAGTAGATGTTTTCCATGTGAGAGCACCTAACATATGGTAGATACTGAGTATGTGTTATAGAATAGCTAATGATAAACTGCCAAAAATACAAACAGGGATTGTATATTATGAAGTTATCCCTATTTAACAGTTAGAAAATTTACCTAGCTTTCTAATGAGGTATGTTTCTTGACATATTCTAAAGTGTTATTTTCTTTACATAAAATTCCaatagtgggaaacggacttggctcaatggatagggcacccgcctactacatgggaggtccatggttcaagccccaggtctccttgacctgcgtggagctggcccatgtgcagtgctgatgcatgcaaggagtgccgtgccacgcaggggtgtaccccgtgtaggggagccccacgcgcaaggagtgcgccccataaggtgaaccgcccagcgcaaaagaaagtgcatcctgcccaggaatggcgccgcccacacacggagagctgacgcagcaagatgatgcaacaacaagaaacacagattcccaaagctgctgataaggatagaagtggtcacagaagaacatacagcaaatggacacagagagcagacaactggggatggggggagaggggaaagaaataaaaaataaatcttaaaaaaaaaaaaattcccatagcATGCCTTGAAAGTTGAAAATGTTATATTCCATAAACTCAGATGCTCTTGTACTAAAATTACTTtccaaaaatacaaagaaaactttCCTAGAAAATAAAACTTGCTCTCTATTAGGAATGTGATGAAGGCAAGGTGTGTAATAGGGTTGACATTTCTTTATATTACATGTTAATTTTTATGAGCCACAGAGAATCTTCATCTCCATATAAACAATGAAACATATCAATGAATTCTTAAGCAGATGAGTAATGTGAAACTGAACAGATCATTGTAAATCAGTTATGTACAGTAATTTTTCAGCTGAAAATGGGTTTGTACTCCAAAAGTTAATTTGTAGATTGGTGTAGATAATGCTGCAAATCAACTTCTAGGCCATCAACAATAAAATGCTGATTTGCCCACAATGTTGCTAAACTTAGATACCAGTAACAATTGACCCCATGGACATTTAGCATAGTTTCTAAAATGGAaatgcatttccattttaaagtATGTGCCTAGGCTCAAGAATGAGATGCCTTACTCCAGAATCCCAGTACCTAGAGAGTTGTCTGtacctcttcttcctttcccatacCAAACCAGTTCCCACAGGGCTTCTGAGATAATGATGCGTCCATAACTAAGACAGCATCGTTCCCATTATGCTGCGGGTTGAAGGCTCAAGAAGTAGGAATATAGGGAGCCTTGTAGGGAAATGGTAGGAATTTGGGGGACATGGATATCCTAGACTAATGAGTCACTCCAGCCCTGTAGGACAGGAATGACTTCTGTGACAGCAGCTCCATGTTCCAGGGCAATACGAGTTAGGGTTCTGTGAGAGCAGTGGTATGCTGGTGAATGTTTAACAACCAGCTCTCTGAAAAATAAGTACATATGCTtattatgtatataattttattgtaaattttACTGATTAGAACagcacacaatttacaaaaaattaaatgtacaaTATTGTCTGTGATAAATTCCATATAGTAATAGTAATACTTTCACTGATTTTTGCTAAACTCTTTGTATCTGAAGCCAACCTATCACTGCAGTTGATGGAGGATTATTACAATATGAATGACAGTTGATATTTTCATTAATGTTAATGAGTAGGACAAAagtgaaaatattataaaagtattttctccatttttttgtgCTGTTCACAATATAATTGCTATAGGCACTATGTACTTTCAAGTTTAATTTGCATTATTAATGTATTCTTCATCCCTTCTTAGGTCTAGACTATGTGTTAGTAAACTTTCTTAAGTGCCAAATAGTGAATATTTTAGACTTGCCAGATCTTGGGTCTCTATTGTAATGTCTCACCCCACCATCACTGTAATGTGAAAGCAGCTATACACAATACATAAACGAATGGACAtgactgtattccaataaaactttgttttcaaaAACAGGCAACTGTCCTGCTGGCCACAGTTTGTTGAACCCTGGTTTAGACAATCAAAAAACCATAATCAAGTCCTAATTTGTAGCACCTGCAGATTTtcatggtgtaaatactcccgCCATGACCACTTCCAAGCTACCAAAAGGACATCTGTGAAGGTGGAGCTGCATCTGTATTTTATTGCATCTGTATTTCTGCCAGATAGATACAATATTTGTAAACAGCCTGAGTGCagataatagtaaaataattaCAAACCGTTGAGTTTTGAAtatttaatacctttgtttttgttctgtttttaaagaaatgctttATTTACTACATCCTAAGAATGTATTGTAAATGAAgcaagatctaaatgtaaaagctttTCAAATAACAAAGCAGTTAAAAATAACTAAGCTACTAGCAAGTTTGAAAACAGGGAACTCTAAAATTTTTACTTAAACATTTATGTAGTTTGCTCTTAAccctaaataaaaagaaatatttcacatTTCAAGTTATAAATTTACCTTTGTAGTGTACATTAAATGGttttgaaacaaaagaaacagacagaccaagagaggagtttcactgATAACTTAACTGGCTATGTCACCAACAGTTTCTTTTAGTTTGGTAGTTGCCATGTTAAGAtagcatctttatttttaaaataatttaatactattatttttattatttaattgtaGGTTTATATAACTTAATTTTAAAGAATGACTGTTTAAAAACCAGCTtccaaaattcctgaaaatgtaACAATCAGTTCTCACGAGCGGATATGAACTGGTTTCAGCATACTTCAGTGTGAAAGGGAGCAGAAATGTTGACCATTGCAAGGCTCAGAGAAGAGgattttctcagactttccttaaGTCAAGGGGTCATAATGATTCAGAAAATATGAATCCTGGTTTATTTTAGACCTACCTTTCATTCTTTGTAGAAGGGTTCCATAGCCCAAGTCACACTGGTAGGTAAATATAAAGCCTAATGGAACGATAGGGAAGAGGATGgctggtttcttcttttttatcgCTCTGTttcaagaacaaaaagaaaccaatATGAAGAAACAATCTGTAAATACATATCTCTATAGTCAATTAAAAAACATGTGCCTGTGTTTTGGAAGAGTGTCTCCATTTCAAAATTACTTAATACACTTGAGTTTTCTATAGAGACAGGATTCCTTAGCAATAACCCCTACCAGGTTCTGTACTTCTCAAGGGCAAGGTCTATGACTTGttcatctttatttggctttgagactCAGATTCCTAGTATTTAAACTGGGCACTGATTGATATCTACCCTCTCTGAGACTGTGGAGATAACCTTGTTGAGGCCACCCCTATGTTGGTGTCAAGACAGTCATCTCCCTAActtaaaagaagggagaaaaggacaaaaaagtctaagaaactaaaGGCAGAATTAAATATTACTATCCTGGTTCTACAGAGTTATCTCAGAAGACTGAGCTATCAGAGGTTATTTTGTTTGGACCAAACACTACTATTTAGACCATATGCTATCTTGGCCAATTTAATAAACATATgacaatggcaaagacaaaaggaagtaaattatttaagaaaaatttaaaataaatagctAACATACCCAGCTGTTAAAGAGATGGCTGCCATACCAAAGAAAGTcccaaaatatttgagaaattccCGAGACCAAGCAATCTGCATGGCTATTTGTCTTTCCCTCATTTCATTCTGCATCATTAGCTGCCTTTCCAGCTGAagacagaagaacaaacaaagTGTGGTTACTCATCTTTTGAGTCTAGGCACATAGTTAATAATCTGCTTACCTTTCCAGTGGATTTTCATTCTTCCATTGCtttgattcattattttttaaaaaaccttaataAACTGACTAAAGTCCCTTTTGACAGTTATTCCCAAGGGCTACAAGTCATTAAGttacctcttttttctttattttttaaaatttgtatatattttctttaattgagTTACTTTGACATGTGAAAACTAAATTTGCTCTCACTAGTAGGAACTAAGGCTCATTTTGTATTGAATTAGTGAGTAAAATGTAACTTGAGTTTTTGCACACGATTATTTAGCATGTGAAATTCATTCTTGCTACATTGTTTATTCAAAAAATTTATATGATAGCTCATAATATTCCCAAAAGTGATATAGGTACAGGAATTAACTATTTATCTCGTTACGAAAAGGGAAGTGGATCCACTCAAGACAGAGACAAGCCCAAGATCAGTGGTTTTGAGCCTTGGCTACAGACTGATCACCTgaagagcttttaaaaaaaagtcctgaTGCAAGCCTTCCTTCTGAGGAAGATGATGAAGTAAGGAATTCCAGGACTCAgttcttccaccaaaacaactaataaatagacaagaactgtctgaaataactatttggaaactccagaggccagaagaacactgtacaacatccagggaagggcaggaggaagaGGATGATAACCAGGTAAAAAACTGTAAATTGTTCTCTCTGTGCCATGAATACCAGCACCCATCATGAGAGGCCACCACAATGTCCAGTCCCTGGCTAAGGGTGGTAACATGAAGGGACATAAAAGTCCTCTTCTGTAAGAACAGGGTGAGcacagctgatcactgatcatggctttttttccctccccctccccttcccccacctgctgtttttgctgtctgtgtccattcactgtatgctcttctgtatctatttctctttttgtcttcttgtctttctcctctagaattcaccgggATTCAGTCCTAGGGACATCTGATGTGAAGAGagcttccctgtcaattgcaccatctcagtttctggtctctgctgtgcctcatcttgactctccctttcatctctcttttgttgcatcatcatcttgctgcatgactcacttgtgcaggcactgtctcaccacgcaggcactgactcgccacacaggcacttgctcatggtgtgggcactggctcgccatgcaggcacttggatCATTAAGCAGGCATTTGGCTGGCTAcacaggcactcgcatgggcacttggctcaccatgtgggcacttggctaacCATGTGGATATCTACATGAGTACTGGCTTgtcacacaggcacactttctcttctttttcaccaggaggccctggggattgagaCAGTGTCCTacaatatggtaggtggaggccttatcacttaagccacatacacttccctgatcatggcttttgatttgCAAATTCAGATCACTTGGTCCTGGCTCTGAAGGCAGCTATTTTTTTCAAACCACCCTGAAAAAAGGCAGCAGGGGCCAGTGTTTCAACCCTGCCCCAGACAAAGGCggtggcagccattgtttcaacccttcctgggcaggggtggaggcagTGGAGTTTAAAGATGCAGGGCTTCCTCAAGGTTATGGGGGAAAATTAGCTGAAGGGTTATATTATCTAGGCAGGcaaggaaagctcagctttgggaagCTATTGAAAAGTTTTTGGCATCCTTCCTGCCACCCTTCCAGAGGGCACTTTAGAGACAATCTGTTCCCCCTTTGTGGGTCCTTGGCTCTATTTTGGGTAGGAAAGGCggacttgggaaagtcctttctagggtgaccctcctcccagaatttgtcctcagAAAAGCTGCatgagacaacaaaaggagtaTTAAAAAACTATAGAGATGGATAGTCTAGGACAAAGGCCTGCCAGCTTATGATACCAGGGAGAGGGAGGTTTGTCCCCTGGAAAAAAGAGGGGGCAAATAAACTCCTATAAACAggaacaagcaaaagcccaggataaGACATGGGtccagaaagtaaagaaaaacccTGCACAGTGCATATACCTTGGTCAGACCTTCCTAACAGAAGAGATGCAGCTGAAAAGAATCGTTGTCTTATCACTAGCCAGTTACAAATCcaggaaacagacatctcaggttgtaaatcccagagttaacattttgcaatattaaaatgcacagtatGGAAAAaacacaagacaaagaaacaagaaatgtgGGCCAAACcagaggaaaaggataaaaatacagaatgcACCAATGAAAATGATGAGAATgaggacataccaaacaaagcctttaaaaaatgatgtttaaaatgctcaaggagatgaagaaaagaatgacagGATACCagggaaacaatgaatgaataatatgagagtctaaggaaagagaaatttttaaaggaaccaaacagaactactggagttgaagaacacaataactgaaaagaaaaatgcccaggagggtttcaagaacaTTATGGagctgagagaagaaagaatcagtgaacttaaagacaagacatttgaaatgagCCAGGCTgaggaatataaagaaaaaagatttaataacagtaaaaatagcctaagacagctatgggacaccatcaggcacacaaatatatgcaataaaggaatcttggaaagagaagagaaaggggtggAAGGAAGAGTCAAATAATGACAGAATATGTCTCAAACTTGGCAAAAGGTGTgcatatgcacatccaagaagcttaGTGACCACTAAACAGGAgatacacaaagaaaaaaataccctgTCATATATGATTACACTATTaagaagaaaagacagggagaaagTCCAGAAAGTTGCAAGTGAAAAGCAATacgttacatacaagggaatcctAATAATAttgagtgccaacttctcatcagaaaccatggaggcaaataAGAAATGGGTTGAAATAGCtgaagtgctgaaggaaaacaaaatgtcagccaagaattttacatcCAGTGAGAatctctttcaaaagtgagggagagggaagcagatttggctcagctgatagagcatctgcctaccacataggaggtccaggattcaaacccagggcctcctgatccatgtggtgagctggcccacatgcagtgctgatgcatgcaaggagtgccatgccatgcagggttgtcccccgcatagggggggacatattttatattttaaaaatataaaaaaatatatatctaaaaacatatattttttaaaatgtgagggagagattaagacattcacagataaacaaaatctgagggaGCACTTCACCAGTAGACCTACCCTATcaacaatgctaaagggagttcttcagactgaaatgaaaggacactaaaTAGTGATTCAaagcagaataaaaaaataaagaccactgGTAAAAGTAACCATGTGTGTAATTATGATTGTCAGTATTACTGTATTGTACTGTTTGGCATGTAACTTCCATTTCTTACTTACTAcaggtgttaaaatgcaaatgcataaaaagtgatgaaaaaaatctatatttttggacatacaatgtataaagatataagtggtaacaagtacccAGAAAATGGTGTTGGGACAGATGGGTAGAGGAAAGGTATATGtgcatgctactgaagttaagttggtaccaaACAAAACATAATTATGACATATTTGGGATGTGAAAATTTAATCCTTTGGTAACCAAaatgaaaacagatgaaaaacatATCTGGATAGAAATAAGACAGCACTCAAAAGCttacaacacaagaaagcaaataaatataaagaaggcTTTAATGGAAGTAAGGGACAAAaatggtataagacttacaaaggttaagtagcaaaatgacagaagaaagactTCTATTATCagcagtgactttaaatgtattaaactccccaTTCAAAAGTAGAGATTGGCTATTGtacagtctaagaaaccactgtctAACACAAGGCCTTGAacatgcttccctatgttttcttctaggagcttgatagtttcagtttttatatttcggcctttgatccattttgagttgatttttatatatatggcGTGAAGAaggggtccttttttttttttgcaaatggaggtCCAGTTTTCCTAGTAGTAGTCTCTGCCACCTTATCAAAATTCAGCTGGCCAtttaaatgtgagggttgatgtCTGAGCTTGTCTGTCCTTATGTTAATaccttgtgttttttttgtcttcatttatttatttatttattttttaaaaagatttatttatttatttaatttccccccctcccctggttgtctgttcttggtgtctatttgctgcatcttgtttctttgtcgcttctgttgtcgtcagcggcacgggaagtgtgagcggcgccattcctgggcaggctgctctttcttttcacgctgggcggctttcctcacgggcgcactccttgcgcatggggctcccccacgcgggggacacccttgcgtggcaaggcactccttgcgcgcatcagcactgtgcatggccagctccacacgggtcaaggaggcccggggtttgaaccgcggacctcccatatggtagacggacgccctaaccactgggccaaagtccgtttcccttcatttatttttttaatgttacattcaaacaatatgaggtccccatatacccctcacccccttaCCCAacacctccccccataacaacaacctcctccctcatcatgagacattctttgcacttggtgaatacatctctgagcgctgctgtacctcatggtcaatggtccacaccatagcccacattctcccacagtccacccagtgggccatgggaggacatacaatgttcagtaactgtccctgcagcaccacccaggacaactccaaaccccaaaaattaccccacatcacatctcttcctcccactccctaccctcagcagccaccatggccactttctccacaccaatgccacattttcttcgattactaatcacaatagttcatgaatagaatatcagtaagtccactctaatccatactctattcctctatcctgtggaccttagaatggttgtgtccactccacatccatatcaagagggggcttagagtccacatggatgatggatgcaattctcctgctttcagttgtaggcactgttggctccctggtgtggtggttgaccttcttcacctccatgttagctgagtagggtaagtccaataaaccagagtgcaggagttgcaagtctgttgaggctgagggcctggctatcacatggtcagtccatagattcaggtcccctgggtatacaataaaccccagcaccaactacagatccggtaaaagtaacaggagaggcttgtggacaaagatcacatctgtgtccagctccatcacatagaaacacaaactccaaagtagggccaactgacatggcactgaactccatctgacatgaccatagaacctgtgggtcgctgtagccctcagaaaaaccaatacctggggttgtatctacttgatCTGTAGTACCCttattgttttgattactgtggttttgtaataagttttaaggttGAAAAGTGTGAATCCATCAACTTCTTTCTTTGCtgagatggctttggctatttggggtccttaTACTCTATATAATTTTGATTCCTGgcttctgcaaagaaagttgttggaatttttgatTAGAATTGTACTGAATGTATAAGTTGCTTTGGGCAAtattgacatcttgacaatatttatttaatcttccaatccaggaacaccgaatatccttcattttatttaggtcttctttttcttctttaatttcttttagcaacgttttgtagttttctgtgtactagccctttacatccttggttagatttatatttgtttcttttagttgctgttattaACGGAATTGGAAGTTTTGCTAGCgcaatgaggcaagaaaagaaataaaaggcatccaaatgaaaggaagaagtagaacttTCCCTATTGGCAGATGATATGACATATGTAAAATCCTAAAAATTCCAGAAAAAGCTCCTAGACttgataaatgaattcagtaaagtgacaggtgTAAGATCAACACccctgggaagcggacgtggctcaactgatagagcgtctgcctactatACGGGAGGACCCAGGGTTCAAGACCCAGGGCCTCTTAACCCAAGTGGTacactggcccatgcacagagcagctgcacacaaggagtgccgtgccatgcaggggtgcccccacatgggggtgccccatgtgcaaggagtgtgccctgcaaggacagccatcccatgtgaaaaaagcacagcctgcccaggagtggtgtcatacacacagagagctgatgcagtaagatgacgcaacaaaaaagagacgcagtttcctggtgctgccgaggaTGCAaggggcacagaagaacacacagcaaatggacacagagcagatgggtggggggggggggaataaataaaaataaatcttaaaaaaaaaaaaaaagatcaacgccccaaaatcagtagtgtttctatttaCAGGCAATTAACAATTAGAAGAagacatcaagaaaaaattccattcataatagcaactaaaagaatcaaatatctagaaataaatctaaacaaggttgtaaaggatttatacacattaaactaaaaaacattgctctagacattaaagaagacttaaaaagaaatgaagtcctgatccatgtgatgacaTGAATGAATTCTGAagaaatcatgttgagtgaaatatgacagatataaaggacaaatattgtatgatagcactgatttgaaataattagaataagtaaactcatagatcagaatctggaatataggttaccagaggatggggTGCCAATAAGAAATGGGAAATTGAGGCTTAAATTATACAGGGTTCCTCTTTGGAATGATGCAagtgttttgataatggatggtggtgttgatagcacaacattgtgaacacaattaacagcaccaaaatatatatctaaatatgattaaaagacaaatgttagattgcatacatggtaacagaataaaaaaaaatttttaaatccatcGATTTTTTAAACCTCAGTTTAACCATGAATATCAATTAAAAATACAACTATAAAAAGGAGCTATcgtcattgtaacaaatgttccacatcaatgcaaggtgttaatagggtgATACATagtaatcctgtattttatgcatgatttttctgtaaacccacaacttctctaataaaggaaaaaagtccTGATGTGTAGTCTTATTCCCAAGACCAATTAAATCAGCATCTCTTGGAGATGGGATTAGGCACCCACAGTTTTTAAAGCTTCCAGGTGATTCTAGTGTAGTGCCAGGGTGTAAACAACTGCCTGAGATGCAAGAACTCAAAACCTAGCTTTTTTCCCCACCAAAGATCAAGTTGAGATATCAGTCTGAAAACAGAATCTCTAGGAACTCTTACAGTATTGTCAACAAAAAGGCTTTTTAAAGGGGAGGAACTAATCTATAGGGTATTCTAGTGAATGATACATGCCACtccacatttgtcaaaacctatatgTACTTAGAGCACACATatgctaatttaaaaaatcaactaggAGGGTCAGGGTAACCACAGGTTGGAATGTAGactgtgaccaaaaaaaaaaaaaaactaatcataTCACAAATGCATGacatttggggggtggggtggggggaaaaggtgctgacctaagtaactttggaaaaTGGTATTTTAACAGAAAACTGTAAGATGAAAGACAAAAGGAACTTTATATAAATACTGTACTCTAGTTGATAAAGTTTTTCTCACAGAGGTATAGTTTAACAATTCCAAATCTGCTTTACATGTACACTGGGGttgaacaaataggtaaatggatgGCAGATGTTGAGAGCCAGGTTTCTTACTATTGGACAGGGAGTTTACAAATGAGCAAGAGTGTCATGGAAAGACTAGAATCAACTATGTGGCACTGATTAGAGTCAGTGACATAAGTATGAAAACTCATGCTTACCTTCTTATAGGAACAGATGGGAACATAAAGAAAAACTTACAAATATGTGTATACATGGTTTAGTGTACATCCATATATTTCCTGCGCAGTAAGAATTCTTAAAGGTAATGGTGCATCTGAACCATCAAGCACACCTTGCAACCAGATCTCGATTTCTAATACCATCCTCCAATAAAGGAACCAtgattccttggagaaatggctgaatcTAAGTCAATATATAAAACTGAGCCTGGAGCAACTTGTAGTGCCACAAATAAAGCTTTCAAACAATAAAAACACCCAAAATGATGTGACatgtcaaagggacacaggagTGAACCTGAAAGAACTCCCAATGGCCAAAGTTGGAATAATTTGAGCagcaaaataaataacatattgAATTATTATACAAGGTATAAAATAAACATCCATGAATCCATACTGAAATATAGATCAATGGGGAAGAGACAAATCTGTACAGAAGAATTACAAAGCATTTATGTAGATACTCCCCCTTTTCAAAGAGGGAGAGCATAACCCTTCATCTCTTCATTGTGGACTGTACTTAGTAACATGTTTTCAAAGGGGAGATTATGAAATGGTAGAGGtagagaaacctgacaaacacttTCTTAACTAAGCAATCAAGGTTAACTTCATCAGCAATGAGACATGTTGATATTCATGTACCCTTGATATAATGGGATGAGAAGAACACTTCACCTCTGTAGTCTTCTACCCAAAAAAATCATAGTCCCAAGCTAACCATATGACATCCAAATTGAGGGACGTTCTACAAGATATCTGACCAGTACTCTAAACTGTTAAGgtcattaaaaacaaagaacGTCGCAGAAACAGGAGGCTAAGAAGGCAAgaaaactaaatgtaatgtgttaTTCAGGATAGGATTCTcaga encodes the following:
- the PLGRKT gene encoding plasminogen receptor (KT); its protein translation is MGFIFSKSMNENMKNQQEFMLMNSRLQLERQLMMQNEMRERQIAMQIAWSREFLKYFGTFFGMAAISLTAGAIKKKKPAILFPIVPLGFIFTYQCDLGYGTLLQRMKGEAENILETEKSKLQLPGGMITFESLEKARREQSKFFIDK